In a single window of the Mesorhizobium shangrilense genome:
- a CDS encoding Gfo/Idh/MocA family protein: MAKKLGVGVIGCGNISTTYFKLAPLFKGIEMRACADINMDAARARAKEFGVRAETVDDLLKAKDVDIVVNLTIPAVHYEVSKQALDAGKHVYSEKPFVLSVKEGLDLRKRAEKKNLRIGSAPDTFLGGAHQLARNLIDSGKLGNITSGTCYVMSHGMEHWHPNPDFFFQPGAGPVLDIGPYYVSDLINLIGPVRQVAAITTTPAKERTISSKPRAGEKIPVNTPTTIHAILEFANGAVVTLNTSWDVWKHGHAPIELYGEEGTIFVPDPNFFGGDVRYTRRGDDVKRSPKWDHPFSVPNQKHSVGMMANYRTAGLADMALAIGEGRPHRCSMEAALHAIEVMTGILKSGETGKFVAMQTTCERPAALGVKEAKALMARKK, from the coding sequence ATGGCAAAGAAACTTGGCGTGGGCGTGATCGGCTGCGGCAACATCTCGACCACCTATTTCAAGCTCGCCCCGCTGTTCAAGGGGATCGAGATGCGCGCCTGCGCGGACATCAACATGGATGCCGCGCGTGCCCGCGCAAAGGAGTTCGGCGTCCGGGCGGAGACGGTCGACGACCTGCTCAAGGCGAAGGACGTCGACATCGTCGTCAACCTGACGATCCCGGCCGTGCACTACGAGGTGTCGAAACAGGCGCTCGACGCCGGCAAGCATGTCTATTCCGAGAAGCCGTTCGTGCTTTCGGTGAAGGAGGGCCTCGACCTCAGGAAGCGGGCGGAGAAGAAGAACCTGCGCATCGGCTCGGCGCCCGACACCTTCCTCGGCGGCGCGCACCAGCTCGCGCGCAACCTCATCGACAGCGGCAAGCTCGGCAACATCACCAGCGGCACCTGCTACGTGATGAGCCACGGCATGGAGCACTGGCATCCCAACCCGGACTTCTTCTTCCAGCCGGGGGCCGGGCCGGTTCTGGACATCGGGCCTTATTATGTCTCCGACCTCATCAATCTGATCGGACCGGTGCGGCAGGTCGCGGCGATCACGACCACGCCGGCCAAGGAACGGACGATCTCGTCGAAGCCGAGGGCGGGCGAGAAGATCCCCGTCAACACGCCGACGACCATCCACGCCATCCTCGAATTCGCCAATGGCGCGGTTGTCACCCTCAATACGAGCTGGGACGTCTGGAAGCACGGCCACGCGCCGATCGAGCTCTATGGCGAGGAGGGCACGATCTTCGTGCCGGACCCGAACTTCTTCGGCGGCGACGTGCGCTACACCAGGCGCGGCGACGACGTGAAGCGGTCGCCGAAGTGGGACCATCCGTTCTCTGTGCCGAACCAGAAGCACTCGGTCGGCATGATGGCCAACTACCGGACGGCAGGCCTTGCCGACATGGCGCTGGCGATCGGCGAGGGCCGGCCGCATCGCTGCTCGATGGAGGCGGCGCTGCACGCGATTGAGGTCATGACCGGTATCCTGAAATCGGGCGAGACCGGAAAGTTCGTCGCCATGCAGACCACGTGCGAACGGCCTGCCGCGCTCGGCGTCAAGGAAGCCAAGGCGCTGATGGCGAGGAAGAAGTAG
- a CDS encoding sugar phosphate isomerase/epimerase family protein, whose amino-acid sequence MTWSFQLYSARNFQPWDKVLETLKMIGYKNVEGFGGMYDTPGADALWDMLDKNGLAMPSGHFSLDQLKDSNTGLRTAKTLRMKLVACPHIAADRRPNDAAGWRDFGKMLAEVGKPYRDEGYDFAWHNHDFEFQPLGDGSVPMTHILDAAPELGWEMDVAWVIRGGADPKPWIEKYGSRILAVHVKDIAPKGQNTDEDGWADVGHGTVDWKGLCQLLRDKSAAKYFVMEHDNPSDATRFARLSFAAAQRF is encoded by the coding sequence ATGACATGGTCGTTCCAACTCTACAGCGCGCGCAATTTCCAGCCTTGGGACAAGGTTCTCGAGACGCTGAAGATGATCGGCTACAAGAACGTCGAGGGTTTTGGCGGGATGTACGATACGCCCGGTGCCGACGCGCTTTGGGACATGCTCGACAAGAACGGCCTCGCCATGCCGAGCGGGCATTTCTCGCTCGACCAGCTCAAGGATTCGAACACCGGCCTGCGTACGGCCAAGACCCTGCGCATGAAGCTGGTGGCCTGCCCGCACATCGCCGCCGACCGCCGCCCCAACGACGCTGCGGGCTGGCGCGACTTCGGCAAGATGCTGGCCGAGGTCGGCAAGCCCTACCGTGACGAGGGCTACGACTTCGCCTGGCACAACCACGACTTCGAGTTCCAGCCGCTCGGCGACGGGTCGGTTCCGATGACGCACATCCTCGACGCAGCTCCCGAGCTCGGCTGGGAGATGGACGTCGCCTGGGTCATCCGCGGCGGCGCCGACCCAAAACCCTGGATCGAGAAATACGGTTCCCGCATCCTAGCGGTCCACGTCAAGGACATCGCGCCGAAGGGCCAGAACACCGACGAGGACGGCTGGGCCGATGTCGGCCACGGCACCGTCGACTGGAAGGGCCTCTGCCAGCTGCTCCGCGACAAGTCCGCCGCGAAATATTTCGTCATGGAACACGACAATCCGAGCGACGCGACCCGCTTCGCGCGCCTGTCCTTCGCCGCCGCCCAGCGCTTCTAG
- a CDS encoding ABC transporter ATP-binding protein, translating into MTSVLVRDLSLNFGAVEVLKNLNIEVAEGEFIVLLGPSGCGKSTLLNCIAGLLDVSAGQIFINGKNVTWEEPKDRGIGMVFQSYALYPQMSVEGNLSFGLKNAGLAKDEIAKRVARAASILQIEPLLQRKPSALSGGQRQRVAIGRALVRDVDVFLFDEPLSNLDAKLRSELRVEIKRLHQRLGNTMIYVTHDQIEAMTLADRIAVMRGGLIQQLDSPQAIYSHPVNRFVAGFIGSPGMNFLGGAVKARDGAPWFVAGDLEVPLGTYAFENGGAPQGPAELGVRPEHVGVNSGSGWPFSRTVEIEVVEPMGSDTLIWAKLGGQNFAMRLPSERSPNVGDKVTIGFDPMRASLFDASSGSRL; encoded by the coding sequence ATGACGAGCGTTCTTGTCCGTGATCTCTCGCTCAATTTCGGCGCAGTCGAGGTGCTGAAGAACCTCAACATCGAAGTCGCCGAGGGCGAGTTCATCGTGCTGCTCGGCCCGTCCGGCTGCGGCAAGTCCACGCTGCTCAACTGCATCGCCGGCCTGCTCGACGTGTCGGCCGGACAGATCTTCATCAACGGCAAGAACGTCACCTGGGAGGAGCCCAAGGACCGCGGCATCGGCATGGTGTTCCAGTCCTACGCGCTCTACCCGCAGATGAGCGTCGAGGGGAACCTGTCGTTCGGGCTGAAGAACGCGGGGCTGGCCAAGGACGAGATCGCCAAGCGGGTGGCGCGCGCGGCGTCGATCCTGCAGATCGAGCCGCTGCTGCAGAGAAAGCCGTCGGCTCTCTCCGGCGGCCAGCGCCAGCGCGTCGCCATCGGCCGCGCGCTGGTCCGCGACGTCGACGTGTTCCTCTTCGACGAGCCGCTGTCGAACCTCGACGCCAAGCTACGCTCGGAACTGCGCGTCGAGATCAAGCGGCTGCACCAGCGCCTCGGCAACACCATGATCTACGTGACCCACGACCAGATCGAGGCGATGACGCTGGCCGACCGCATCGCCGTCATGCGCGGCGGCCTGATCCAGCAGCTGGATTCACCGCAGGCGATCTACAGCCACCCGGTGAACCGCTTCGTCGCCGGCTTCATCGGCTCGCCGGGCATGAACTTCCTCGGCGGCGCCGTGAAAGCACGTGACGGCGCCCCGTGGTTCGTCGCCGGCGACCTCGAGGTGCCGCTCGGCACCTACGCCTTCGAGAACGGCGGCGCGCCGCAAGGCCCGGCCGAGCTTGGCGTCCGGCCGGAGCATGTTGGGGTCAACTCGGGCTCAGGCTGGCCGTTCTCGCGGACGGTCGAGATCGAAGTGGTCGAGCCGATGGGCTCCGACACGCTGATCTGGGCGAAGCTCGGCGGACAGAATTTCGCCATGCGCCTGCCGAGCGAGCGCAGCCCCAATGTGGGCGACAAGGTGACGATCGGCTTCGATCCGATGCGCGCCTCCCTCTTCGATGCCTCTTCCGGATCGCGGCTCTGA
- a CDS encoding carbohydrate ABC transporter permease, giving the protein MSNPGTLAMTVAGAGAVAGELSGPHGPKPRVTFSRRNIFIYGTLIFVAIYYLIPLYVMVVTSLKGMPEIRVGNIFAPPLEITFEPWVKAWATACTGLNCDGLSRGFWNSVRITVPSVILSIAIASVNGYALANWRFKGAEIFFTILIVGAFIPYQVMIYPIVIVLREIGLYGSLTGLVIVHSIFGMPILTLLFRNYFASLPEELFKAARVDGAGFWSIYFKIMMPMSMPIFVVAIILQVTGIWNDFLFGIVYTKPDTYPMTVQLNNIVNSVQGVKEYNVNMAATLITGLVPLIVYFVSGKLFVRGIAAGAVKG; this is encoded by the coding sequence ATGTCGAATCCCGGCACCCTCGCCATGACCGTTGCCGGTGCAGGCGCCGTCGCCGGCGAACTCAGCGGCCCACATGGGCCGAAGCCGCGTGTGACCTTCTCGCGCCGCAACATCTTCATCTACGGCACGCTGATCTTCGTCGCGATCTACTATCTCATCCCCCTCTACGTGATGGTGGTGACCTCGCTGAAAGGCATGCCGGAAATCCGTGTGGGCAACATCTTTGCGCCACCGCTCGAGATCACCTTCGAGCCATGGGTCAAGGCCTGGGCGACCGCCTGCACGGGCCTGAATTGCGACGGGCTCAGCCGCGGTTTCTGGAACTCGGTGCGCATCACCGTGCCCAGCGTCATCCTGTCGATCGCGATCGCGTCGGTGAACGGCTACGCGCTGGCCAACTGGCGCTTCAAGGGCGCCGAGATCTTCTTCACCATCCTGATCGTGGGGGCCTTCATTCCGTATCAGGTGATGATCTATCCGATCGTCATCGTGCTGCGGGAGATCGGGCTCTACGGCAGCCTGACCGGCCTGGTCATCGTGCATTCCATCTTCGGCATGCCGATCCTGACGCTATTGTTCCGCAATTATTTCGCTTCGCTGCCGGAGGAGCTGTTCAAGGCGGCCCGGGTCGACGGCGCCGGCTTCTGGTCCATCTATTTCAAGATCATGATGCCGATGTCGATGCCGATCTTCGTCGTTGCCATCATCCTGCAGGTCACCGGCATCTGGAACGATTTCCTGTTCGGCATCGTCTACACCAAACCGGACACCTATCCGATGACCGTCCAGCTCAACAACATCGTCAATTCGGTTCAGGGCGTGAAGGAGTACAACGTCAACATGGCGGCGACGCTCATCACGGGCCTCGTGCCGCTGATCGTCTATTTCGTTTCCGGAAAACTGTTCGTGCGTGGCATCGCCGCCGGCGCGGTGAAGGGGTGA
- a CDS encoding carbohydrate ABC transporter permease, translated as MSISESPTKRPNRIFHNLNAKIASIPMILTATVIFAGGTLWTVVYSFTNSRLLPRLTFVGLDQYERLWSTPRWLIAIENLVTYGALSLIFSLVIGFVLAALLDQKIRFESAFRTIYLYPFALSFIVTGLVWQWILNPDFGVQHVVRSMGWESFSFNPLYTKEIVIFGILFAGLWQGTGLVMCLMLAGLRGIDEDIWKAARVDGIPMWKTYLFIIIPMMRPVFITTLVIIASGIVRLYDLVVAQTSGGPALASEVPAKYVYDYMFAAQNLGQGFAASTMMLLTVAIVVVPWAYLEFGRRR; from the coding sequence ATGAGCATCAGCGAAAGCCCGACCAAGCGCCCCAACCGGATCTTCCACAATCTCAACGCGAAGATCGCGTCGATCCCGATGATCCTGACCGCCACGGTCATTTTCGCCGGCGGCACGTTGTGGACGGTCGTCTACTCCTTCACCAATTCGCGGCTTCTGCCCAGGCTGACCTTCGTCGGCCTCGACCAGTATGAGCGACTGTGGTCGACGCCGCGCTGGCTGATCGCCATCGAGAACCTGGTGACCTACGGCGCCCTGTCGCTGATCTTCTCCCTGGTCATCGGTTTCGTGCTCGCCGCCCTGCTCGACCAGAAGATCCGCTTCGAAAGCGCGTTCCGGACGATCTATCTCTATCCGTTCGCGCTGTCCTTCATCGTCACCGGGCTGGTGTGGCAGTGGATCCTCAATCCGGATTTCGGCGTGCAGCACGTGGTGCGCAGCATGGGCTGGGAGAGCTTCTCCTTCAATCCGCTCTACACCAAGGAAATCGTCATCTTCGGCATCCTGTTCGCCGGACTGTGGCAGGGCACGGGTCTCGTCATGTGCCTGATGCTCGCCGGCCTGCGCGGCATCGACGAGGACATCTGGAAGGCGGCGCGGGTCGACGGCATCCCGATGTGGAAGACGTATCTCTTCATCATCATCCCGATGATGCGACCGGTGTTCATCACTACCCTGGTCATCATCGCCAGCGGCATCGTGCGGCTCTACGACCTCGTGGTGGCGCAGACCAGCGGCGGCCCGGCGCTGGCCTCCGAGGTGCCCGCGAAATACGTCTACGACTACATGTTTGCCGCGCAGAACCTCGGCCAGGGTTTTGCCGCCTCCACCATGATGCTCCTGACGGTGGCGATCGTCGTCGTGCCATGGGCATATCTGGAATTCGGGCGGAGGCGCTGA